The window CGCCAGCCGCGGCGACCTGGAGCCGGGCGTGGCCTTCCTCGCCAAGCCCTTCGGCCCCGACGAGCTCGCCGCCCGTGTCCGCGACATCCTCCGCTCGACAGCCCCGTCCGAGTAGCAGCTCCTGCGCTCACGCCGCATGCTCTGCCGGCGCAGCGGGATTGCGGGGTGCGGCGTACCGAAGCCGACCCTACCGCCTACCCGATCACCACGAACGGTGGGCGATGCGGTGATTGGCGGGCCGATCGGTCCAGTGATCCGCGGCCGCCGACGTCGCATCGACACGAGGTGCCGTCACCTTGAACCGCTCCGCGTGGGGTGTATCTTGTCGGACGTCGGCGCGCGAACGTGGCCCCCGCCAATGCCCTCCGGTGCGAGCGCCGCCGACTCCGCCCCTGGATGGCTCATCTGGAAGGAGAACGTGACATGGCGAAGCCGGCAAAGAACACGATCTGCCTGTGGTACGATCGCGATGCGGAAGATGCGGCGCGGTTCTACGCCGAGACCTTTCCCGATTCGTCCGTCGACGCGGTGCACCACGCACCGGGAGACTTTCCGTCGGGGAAGAAGGGCGACGTGCTCACCGTCGAGTTCACCGTGCTGGGCATTCCATGCCTCGGCCTGAACGGCGGGCCCGCGTTCAAGCAGACCGAAGCTTTCTCCTTCCAGGTCGCGACGGAAGACCAGGCCGAGACGGATCGCTACTGGAACGCGATCGTCGGCAACGGCGGCCAGGAGAGCGACTGCGGCTGGTGCAAGGACAAGTGGGGATTGTCGTGGCAGATCACGCCGGTCGTCCTTTCGCAGTCGATCACCGATCCCGATCCCGCCGTCGCCAAGCGCGCGTTCGACGCGATGATGACGATGCAGAAGATCGACGTCGCCGCGATCGAGGCAGCGCGCCGCGGCTGAGGTTGCACCGCCGGCGGGCGCATCTCGGAAGCGCGAGGAGCATCACGCGCTGAGCCGGCCCCGCTCGACGCTGACCCCAGCAGTTTTCGGACGGCTGGAAGATCGCGCCCGCACGAGGAACGGATTCCAGGCGTTGCAACGGAGCGGACGGGCGTCTTCGTCCCCGTAGATCGAGCGCCCGCCCAGCCGCTGAACGTCAGTTCGTCAGGCCCGGAAAACACCACGGCAACCGCAGGTACCCTCCTGCGGCTGCCGTGGTGTTTCTACGCTGTCCCCTCCTCCCTCCCTGTCTCCCG is drawn from Longimicrobiaceae bacterium and contains these coding sequences:
- a CDS encoding VOC family protein; translation: MAPANALRCERRRLRPWMAHLEGERDMAKPAKNTICLWYDRDAEDAARFYAETFPDSSVDAVHHAPGDFPSGKKGDVLTVEFTVLGIPCLGLNGGPAFKQTEAFSFQVATEDQAETDRYWNAIVGNGGQESDCGWCKDKWGLSWQITPVVLSQSITDPDPAVAKRAFDAMMTMQKIDVAAIEAARRG